CCACCTCTGTTCCTTTTGCGTCTGCAAAAGATGCGGCCCTGTTTACCGAAGTGCAGCGGGCCACCTTTCAATATTTTTGGAATGGGGCTGAGCCTACGAGTGGCTTGGCAAGGGAGCGTTTTCATGCCGATAATGTGTACCCGCAAAATGATAAGCATGTAGTAACCAGCGGTGGTGGTGGCTTTGGTGTGATGGCCATTTTGGTAGGCATCGAAAGAAAATTTATAACCCGTGAAGAAGGATTGAAGCGGTTGGAAAAAATCGTTGGCTTTTTAGAAACCGCCGACCGTTTTCACGGCGCATGGCCACACTGGTGGAATGGCGAAACTGGTAAGGTGAAACCATTCAGCAAAAAAGATGATGGCGGCGATTTGGTAGAAAGTTCTTTTATGCTGCAAGGCTTGCTTTGTGTACGCCAGTATTTTCAGCAAGGCAATACTGAAGAAAAAGCGTTGGCAGCCCGCATTGATAAACTGTGGCGGGAAGTAGAGTTTGATTGGTACACCAATAACAAAAATGTATTGTACTGGCATTGGAGCCCCAACTACGGTTGGGAAATGAATTTTCCGGTGAAGGGCTACAACGAATGTTTGATTATGTATGTGCTGGCGGCTTCATCGCCCACACATGGCGTTGCTCCTGCTGTGTATCATGAAGGCTGGGCACAAAATGGCAAGATTAATGAACAGCCCGATGGCTACGATGGCATTCAGTTGCAACTGCATTATCAGGGCGATAATAAAACAAGTGGTCCCTTGTTTTGGTCGCACTATTCTTACCTCGGCCTCGACCCTCGTGGGTTGAAAGACAAATACGCTGATTATTGGAAAGAGACAACCGGTCATGCACAAATACATTATCGTTGGGCGGTCAACAATCCCAAGAAATACAAAGGCTATGGCCCCGATAATTGGGGCATGACATCCAGCTATTCCATTAAAGGATATGCAGGACATGCGCCTTCTATGGAACATGACCTTGGTGTGATTTCTCCTACCGCGGCCTTGTCTTCTTTTCCGTACACACCCAAAGAGTCGATGGCGGCGATGAAAAACTGGTACTTCAATAAAAAGGATAAACTCTGGGGTGAGTTTGGCTTCTATGATGCCTTCAGCGAAACAGCTAATTGGTACAAACCGCATTACCTCGCCATTGACCAAGGGCCAATTGTGGTGATGATGGAAAACTACCGTAGCGGGTTGCTCTGGAATTTGTTTATGAGTTGCCCCGAAGTGCAGACGGGTTTAACCAAACTGGGTTTCACCAGTCCGCATATTAAATAATGATGCTGTTGATGAATGCGGTTTACGTAACCGTTTTCGTTTAGCCATTTTCGAAAAAGTAGGGTGCATGACAGTGCATAATGGTCAATAACCTTTCTTTATATGCGCATTGCCAAGCGGTATTGCCCGAAAGAAAGCTGCTGTATGAACGCCCGAAAGAAATTGCTCCACTATTGGCATTGGCTGTTGGTACTTGTTCCACTGGTATCAACAGCCAATAATTTTTCACCCATTACCCGCATTGGTATTGAAAAAGGATTGTCGAACAATTCGGTAAGATGCATTTTGCAAGACCGCCAGGGATTTATCTGGATTGGCACTTACGATGGATTGAACCGTTACGATGGCAGTGAGTTTAAAGTGTTTCGCAACCGGCCCGATGACAGCACTTCGTTGCCGCACAATTATATTTATTCCATTCACGAAGATGGCCGGCAACAGTTTTGGGTAGGCACTGGTCAGGGCATTGCCCAGCTCGACAGAACCACCGGTATATTTTCCCCCGTGTACTATATACAACAGCCGGGGCGGCAGCGGGAACGCTTGTCTATCAATGCCAATTTTATCAGCTCCGACAGTCAAGGTAATGTTTGGTTTGGAACCAACGGTTGGGGATTGATGCAGAAGCGTTCTGCAGACAAAGATCCTGTGCAGATACTTTGCCAAACCAATACGGGCTGGTCCAATGGGTACATAGCCAAAGCCATGGCGCAGGTAGGGCAGCAGTTGTATGTGTTTGTAACCGATATTGGACTTTGCCAATACGATGCGGCCAGCAAACGCTTACTATTGGCCGATGCCAGCGTAGCCAATGCCAACAGTATGGTAGCGGATGCTGCAGGCAATATTTGGGTAGGCAGCGAAAATGGCTTGCATCAATACAACACCATGCTGCGCAAATACACGGCTCATTTCACACAAGCATCTGGAGTGTTGCCTTTTGATAATGTAAGCAGTTTGTTTATTGCCAATCATGAATTGTGGATTGCAACAGAAGGAGGTGGTATTGCCATTCGCAACATGCAGCAAGGCAAAGTCCGTTATCTGACTGCAGGCAAAGGCCAACACGACCTGAGCAGCGATGCCGTGTATGCA
The Phnomibacter ginsenosidimutans genome window above contains:
- a CDS encoding glucoamylase family protein, translating into MKKILLAAAGVLFVIASAVAQKKALQTTSVPFASAKDAALFTEVQRATFQYFWNGAEPTSGLARERFHADNVYPQNDKHVVTSGGGGFGVMAILVGIERKFITREEGLKRLEKIVGFLETADRFHGAWPHWWNGETGKVKPFSKKDDGGDLVESSFMLQGLLCVRQYFQQGNTEEKALAARIDKLWREVEFDWYTNNKNVLYWHWSPNYGWEMNFPVKGYNECLIMYVLAASSPTHGVAPAVYHEGWAQNGKINEQPDGYDGIQLQLHYQGDNKTSGPLFWSHYSYLGLDPRGLKDKYADYWKETTGHAQIHYRWAVNNPKKYKGYGPDNWGMTSSYSIKGYAGHAPSMEHDLGVISPTAALSSFPYTPKESMAAMKNWYFNKKDKLWGEFGFYDAFSETANWYKPHYLAIDQGPIVVMMENYRSGLLWNLFMSCPEVQTGLTKLGFTSPHIK